The genomic interval aaagaatagaataaatttgaattaattaaacaatgtcaattaatatatatatatatatatatctagctagTTTTGTACTGAACCCTAAGTAGTACTGGTGAGCCAGGGCAAGGCAAGCCCTAAAATTGGAACACCAAATTAACATGGAATATTTCGGATCACAGTGTTACATACAATATCTAGATCTAGGTAGGTAGCTATTATGAAGTTGTTAGAATGTTGAGAAGTGAAACCCTAGTCTGGATCAAACGCCTAAACATGTACTCCAACTCCGCTTCAAGATCTTCAATGGCAATCTCAGCTGCCTCCAATCTTTTATTTGCACTTTGAAGAGCCATCACATCGTAAATATCGTAAAAACTTTGGCCACTAAAGCGTACAAACTTCGAAGCAAAAGACACTTTTGATGATTTTCTGTCCAGCCAAGGTatggaaatgagagataaaagtGACTCCACCATAGAAACAGTAGTCTCTCTCACTTCCTTTAGCACATCCACGACTAGTTTAAGGTTGTCGTCTATTGCTGAGAGGTCCGAAGCAATAATAATGGATTTGTTCTTCATCCCTTTCAGTGAATTCAAACACTTCAATGTTTctttcttcaacttctttctGTACAGATTATAAGCCGCGACTTTGCTACCTATATCCGGCTCGCCAATGCATGATATCCTACTCAACGTGAAATGAAGATCTTGGAGTTGTTCTTTGACGAGCAAAAGAACATCTTTAGAAGTGCCACACACGTCCAACATCCTTAAAGATGCCTCCGAGACTTCATGAACCCATTTTTCTTGACGTTGGTGCAGAAGAGCTCGTTGGATGGTGGGTGAGTGAAGAAGGTCATTGGCAGAGTTGTGCAAGTCTCTAAGAGCATCAAAATTTGGTCGTGCCATCTTTAGAtcgaaaaacaaaaactgaagaCTAAAGATATGTGATTGTGAAAAGGGTTTCTGGGAACGAGAAGATAGAAGCTTTTGCAGCTCATTCCTGGATTTcaagtcttatatatatagaaagctATGGAAGACAGGAAATCCTGAATCAGATCTGAGGTCTTTAGGAGTAAGGAGTAAGGACCGTGCATGCATGAAGTGTCCTTGATCGTACGCCTCGGTACAACTGGATACAGCTAATAAGACAGGAAGTAGTACGAAGGAACGTTCCAATGATAGGCAGATAGTGAGGCAATGTGCGCAGTTGTTAAGATAATGCTGTTGGCGATTGGACTAGTCCCCCCAAGATACACGCACGAGAAAGGGTGGTGCATGCCAACctggttttatatatatatttagaaagaaGACAACATGATGtcttgcaaaataaaaaaaaaaaaaaaaaattggagactACTAGAGAGTAGTCTCATGTACgtgaagaaaaatatgaaagctAGAGAGTAGCAACGTTTTGTTTTCTCTGTGCACGACATGGAATCTAAGATCCGCATTGTATTGAGGATAATTCGATCGGAGCTTCCAGGAAATCCTGCAGAAAGTTCGTAGATATTTCCTCAGTGTACACTAGCTAGAAATCCACTGTGTTAATGTCTTTATTT from Juglans microcarpa x Juglans regia isolate MS1-56 chromosome 4S, Jm3101_v1.0, whole genome shotgun sequence carries:
- the LOC121263113 gene encoding uncharacterized protein LOC121263113, giving the protein MARPNFDALRDLHNSANDLLHSPTIQRALLHQRQEKWVHEVSEASLRMLDVCGTSKDVLLLVKEQLQDLHFTLSRISCIGEPDIGSKVAAYNLYRKKLKKETLKCLNSLKGMKNKSIIIASDLSAIDDNLKLVVDVLKEVRETTVSMVESLLSLISIPWLDRKSSKVSFASKFVRFSGQSFYDIYDVMALQSANKRLEAAEIAIEDLEAELEYMFRRLIQTRVSLLNILTTS